agattagTTCTCCCAAAGGCCCCTTTAGGAAAATGTCAATGGATATGCAAAATTTTACAAACAAATGTTTTCTTCAAAAGTCGTGAAGTCCTTTAGAAAACCTAAGCCAAAAGTCATAACAATCATACAAGGTGATTCTGATTTTAGTCATAATctagcagctacttgagcaagaggATAATGATAAATAATCACAAAGTATAGACGAGTAAAGATGATATGATAAGTAGCATCAAAGTTTTAAATTTATAAAGCCGAAGATGTACTAGTAGTAGTAGACATAGTTGGCAGAGGATGACCAAAAGTAGCAATAAACTGCTGAAGTCTGCAGATATGGCATGTGCTGAGACTCCATCTATTGTGCTACTCAATGATCAATACAGAGGTCAGATGTAGTAGTCAAAAAACCAATATAAACAATGTCAGGATTGACAATGTCAATAGAAGAATATGAAGATTGAGAAATGATAGAAGATAGCACAGATCTTCTACCCTATTGACCTTAATGACTATGTTGATATCGACCTAATTGATTTTGCTTCTTCAACAGCTTGGTTTCCTTGAGATGACCAGTTAATTGCAATAGATATGGGACTATAAGATAGAAGAGGAGCTAGTTATTGAGTGCTAGAAGGTGGTCTATTTGTCAGAACTAAAATGTGTTGATAACAGAAGAAATTCAATTAAGGTACAAAGTAAAAAAGACGCCTCCTCCACCACAGGCTTCATAAAGATGACCACGACAAGGAAGGAAATCATGATGTAGAAGCTGTCTACAAATTGGTTTAAACTCTAATTGATGATATGGACTGAAGTAAGAATTTACGTAACTTGAGATCCTAGTAGAATTAGAGAATCTTCTTATAAATTAATAACTCCCCCAAAATTCCATAACTACACTGATTATTTTACATAATGAAAAATCTCttaaactatgatgaaagttaaatagAATCTCATTTTGTAACTTCCTTTGGCTTCATATTTCCAATATCTCTCAAAAAATTTACATATTATAgcaacttttctgtaaataacaAGGCATGGCACATGGCACAAAAATCTGATAGATAAATGGAATGAAGGTCCAGCTATAAATGTTATATAAAAACTTTCTTTCACCCTTACAATATAACTAGACTAGTCCGACTAAAGTCTGGAAATTTGCCAGTGAAATTATTGTCCGATGCCCACCTGACAAGATTAAAATATCATGAGCAACATTTAAGCAGGGAATCTTCAAGATGCATATTAGGAACGGGCTTACAATTCCTGCAAGCTGCTAAGTCCTGATATTGTTGATGGGAACTCACCACTTGCTCCACAGCTATTAATATATCTACCAAAGAAATAACAAACAATGAGCCTAATTATCAACTTACAGTGTTAAGACTTAGCAGTTAGGAGTATTGAAAAAAACACAAGGCACATAAGAACAGCTAACAATTTTTGAAGATTGGTCAGATTCCCAAGCTCAAGAGGGATTGGACCGGTGAAGTTATTCGCTCCTATACTCCTGCCAACAAAAAAATCATGTTCTtcacttttttctttttccaGTAAAAGTATATTTATGATGAAAGGTGTAAATTGATAGGAAAATAAAACTCATTACTCCATGACTTGATAAGCATGCATAATTTCTAAAATTAAAGAAACTAGAGAAAATAACAAAACTGAATATATCTACCACCTAAGAAAGTTTCTGTTTTGAAGAAAGGTAGAGAGGTTATCTCAGACTATTGTTTCTATGAAAATATGATACAAgaaaaacattaaaaaataaaagataattaaaAGAAAGAACAGAGGAAGAAAAAGCTACAGAAACTAAACTCTTTACATGCTGAACTAATCAGATCAACTGCTGTCAAGGAGGGCTCCTAAAGACAATATTGTTCCTCTCATATCATATAAGCCAACACCAACAGAGTACTAAATGCATTCCCTTATCCCTTCTCCTTATGGAGGACCTCATAATAGAAAATACCCAGCAATCTTCCTTTTCCTGGCTGGACTACCTTGTCATTAGTAAGTCTTCTCATATTCTGGAAGTAGAACCTATTAACTCTAGAtagcattcatcatcaagtacctTAAATGGCACTTGGCCTGTTTTTCTAATTTATTATTTCACAATTTTAATATACAAATAATCTGGAACCAGAGTGAATGTTCCTAGATATAATCGAAATCCCTATTCACTCTTAGAACTTCTTTTCTTCAGTTAATTCACAAAAGTATTTGGTTATCAGCTATTGTCTTTTATGACAAATGGGGTCATGGTACAAAGAAAATTTTGCAAACAGATGCCCACATGAAAGAGAACATGAACCAAACACATAATGGGATTGAAGTAGATCTAAAATAAATGGGATAAAGTTGCTTTCCGGTAGTGTCTATATATAACTTGGGCTCTTCCCTATCATCCTAAACTTCTAGGAAGATCCATTACCCAGCTAatcattctatcatggtatcgGAGGTAATGGAGTTTCAATGTGATTCACCCACACTCATGGTGTTGATCCTCCCACATCTGGGTCTTTGTGCAAAATCTATTAATAGATGGCTTGCGCCACCATTGCTTGCACTTGGGTCTGCATGCCAAGTCCATGTAACCCTTCATTGGCTTGCACTGTTATCTTATATTTGGATTCATGTGTCAagcttattaaaattttattggtTTGAATGTGAGAAGAATTTAGAGTTTAAATATAAATTGAATAGTTTCCTATTAACATAAGCTTTTAGGAAAAGTGGCAACCAACTCATCATTTTATCACTTTCTTTAGTGAAAGTTTAAATATTGATAGAAAACATTAGTCAACTAATGATCAAAACTGTTTAATTCTTTAAGTTTAATTATTTTGTCATCATTGCATAATCCATAAAGTGTTTGTTTTAGATTTTGGTCATGAAGCTCCTTGATTTTGAGATGCTTCAGATTATATGCACTAAGTggatttctatcttcaaaataatAAACAGAGTGGGAAGAAAGAGATAGAATAGAGATGGACAGGAACTTATGGAGGTGACTTTATTACTTCAGTGTTATACCATAGAGAGCTACATTAATTATTAACCTTCACTTGGCCTTTGTTTATGGTCAAATGAAGACTGATATAGAGATAAATGTCATAGTTGGACATTAACGAAGGAATATGGGCTAGATTCCTGTGACAAGGAAAATTACTTGctctttaaattatttattcatcCACTTCATCAAAAACATAGATAAATGCCCATCCACTACTTGGTCATATATTCTTTCCAACACTAATCTACTCTTTTGATGAGGTAAATAACCTTCTCACTCTCCCACAATAACTGCTAAGAAAAGCTATAACATTGCAAATGGACATTTCTCTAGTGGGTGTGAGAAGCATTACTTATGCAACTCTTAGACTAGACATTGGAGGCATGTTAAGAGTTTCTCATTTTTTGTTGAATTGATCACCTCTAAATCATGTcccataatttattttataacTTTTTTTGGGCTTTTTCCCTGTCAAACAAAAGAAAGGATAAAAAAGTCACCCCACCCCTTTTGATAGTTTTGGGGCATTATTGGTCTTTGTAGAGCTTCCCACAATGCACCCTCTcatcttttttctttattttctgttCCTCTTCTACTGCAACTATTGAGTTCAATCCTATGGCACCTAAAAACTTATATTCTTCTACATAAATTCATGAAAACAAAAAATCAGTGACACCTTGATACACAATAAAAGTTGAAGAAGTATGATAATTGAAGTCATTGATTTCTTACAGCGAGATAAGACTTGTGAGCTTGCCAAGTTCCTTTGGTATGGACCCTGATAATGCATTTGCACCGAAAGTCCTAAAAAtgggaatatgaagtttattactaTGTCAACAAAGTATAATGAGGGGGAGAAACGAAAATAAAGAACATCACTTGTTTTGATAAGCAAAAAAGCAATTTTACTTACAAATATTTCAACTTTGTCAAGTTTCCAATAAATGCTGGCAAAGGACCAgtcaaataattttgatttagatCCCTGAAAGTTTTCATTGCATCAGCAACCATTAAACGGTATCACAAATTTCTAAGAGTGTGTTTTTTAATattcctcttttttctttcttttcaatgTTTTTTCATTCATTAACTAAAGACACTTTTCTTCAAAATCTAATTATGTGCTGAAGATAAAGTTGTTAAAcatgattataaataataaaaaactgCGATGAACAAAAGCCATGTTCGTCTTtacaaaataaaagcaaaaaggAAATAATTTGTATACGAAATGTCCACAGACTTGTATAGAAATATGATGTGCTTGTGTGTGGATGTGAATGTGAAAACAGATACCGACTCAGTTTAGCTAATGAATGAAGACATTGGATGTGAGAACAGTGCATACAAGTTGAAGAGGTACGTCAAATTTTGCAGCTCATCTGGGATTGCCCCCTTCACATCCAAGGCGTGCACCCTACTGCAATAGGAAACACATGTTAAAGAGGAAATAAAACAACATATATAATATGATCTCCAAGCCCAATAATAATTGGTCATAGATATAACCAAAATGCAAAAAATTGCAAATATGCGAGCGATGTAGTACACATTCTCATTAATCACAGGCGCAGTTCTTCTCCTCCTTCAAAATTTCGGAGACAGTGAACGAACTTTGAAGAAAAATTAGGAATAACATGAATAATACAATTGTTATACATACAGATCATAAACTAAGCAGTTTTCGAGACAAGTAGTGATCGATAAACGGAGAAGTTGAGAAAGCAAGACGAAGATAAGCGAGCGGAAATTTACAGTTGAACGATGTGGCAAGTGGCGGCGTTGTCGTAGGAGCACTCGCATTTGATGCTGGGGCTGAAGTTAGGGTCGTCGAGGGCGGTGGAGTCGATGGCGGCGCCGCTGCAGGGCTCTCCGCTGATGTTCCACGCCGGCGACGACGTCGCCGAAGCCGTCCATCCCCATCTCCCCAGGATCGCATTTAACGCGGCAACTGAACGGCCAAAGAGAAAGGTTACAGATCGAGGCAAAAATAGACGCACAAACCGCAGGCACAGCTACCAAAACCCGCTCTCCTCCTTTGAGACATTTGATCTGACTTGCATCATAAATATTGAAAATAATGTtgtttttattaattaaaaacaTAGGAGGAGATTAAGCATGACCAAATAAGCCTCTTCAATTGTCTTCCTTGCAGGCGATTGCGATTGAAGAACAACGATACACATTTTAATGATTAATTCTTATACAAAATAACCTCAGGGACTGCAGGGAGGTTGTAAGCACGCATACCTTCTGCTGGAACAGTCGTAGCTCCTTCAAATCTGTcgagaaagaagagaaggcagAGGAAGCACAAAACGAGAGTTTCCCAGTAAGAATCAGCATGTCTTTTGTGCCGCAGCATCTTTACTTCTCCTATCTCTGCGTACAGAATGCCTACTTCAGCTGTCTGTTGATCAACACACAGGAGGTCGAAACCACGAACGAGTGACGAGGGTTGAAACCATGGACCAGAATTAGGGAACTTAATAGATTGGTGCGACTGGGGACAAATCGCTGTCGCGATATTTAAGGCAATGTCAACCCtgacattataaatattataatattatgatattatattttgttTATATTCCATCTAAAAGCCCATTTAATTTGCACATCGTCTGAGTCTGAAATGTCGAAAGGAAACAATTGCATGATGACAAACAGCCAGAAGGAAAATATCCTCTCGCAAACTTTGAATGGACACGTCGCACTATCTATCGCCCATGCTGTGGAAAATGTTGTGCGTTGACTCGCGAACTTTCTTGGGTCAACTACGTTGTTGACTCCTCCCATCGTACAATACAATTAATTGTTCTTGAACCGTACCCGTATACAGTTTGACATGTTGTCAAGCACATCGGTGGCTGTATGAAACCTTAGGGTTAGGCCATCGCATCCCAACTTTGGCACCAAAAGCACGGATCCTCTGCAAGCCACAAACTACGATGAGAACGTTGTTGGTCTCCGCAAGTGTGAACACGGAGCACGTTTGAGAGAATATGGTGCAACAAGCTGTCTAACATTAATATGATTAGTCCCTCACGATATTTTTATCGTTTAAAGTAAGAGGAATCTTGACTAAACAACGCACGTCAAGATTCCTCTTACTTTGAACCTCTCCGCGCTCTCTATTATATAACTCTTGTTCTTTCTTCCCCTCCGTTTTTTTGTTGACTTAAGCATTGAAAGTGTTGAGCTAAGATATCCCTAACATCGACTTGTTATGCAAGATGATCGATAGCCAAGAGGCTACCCCGTAGCTAGAAAAAATATTCGATAGCCAGGGGACGATCTTATAATAAGGAAGACCCTCATTCCTTTACTCGATTTTGTCGTTTCAAGGTTAGATCATCCCTAGCGAACCATCTCTCTATTGGACCTCCTACGTCGAATCGTTACGTCGGCGCACCACATCAGGGAAGAGAAGACGCCAGGATGAACCTACACCTACGACAATAAACCATCAGGGAAGAGAAGACGCCAGGATGAACCTACACCTACGACAATAAACCAATCGAACGGATTCACTAGCCGACAGTATTCGTGATGCCATCATATACTTTGTTACATTATCGATTGCAGAAGGTATTGACTATCGTTATCGTTCCTTCAAAATAAATAAGAATACTATTCAATGAACTACTAGAACGTTTCTCTTGAACAAAGAGGAACGAGCTTTGCAGTAGCAGAAGATGTTGATGATCATTGACAAATTTCAAGACGCAGATACCGTCGAACTAATATTTAGCAAGATTGTTGTATCACAATCCTACCTTCTGTGTACAATTACTGTGTGTGTCTGAATTGTTAGTCGGTAGTAGGCGTTGTTCTGAAATGCTTGCCGAGCAACGGTGCGCATCCTCCGCGGCCGCCGGAATTGGTCTCGCAGATACAAGCGATGCTCACCGTTCAAGTGCTCGATGCCGTGTTAAACTTGGCGTTCTCAGGTAAGATGCTGCTCAGATCATCGTCATTACTCTGCTCACCTCAACAACCCGTGTCAGCGTGGCCACCACCCGCGACATCGATGGTCGGAGCAGTGCTGTGGCTACATCGATCGGACGGGCGGGCTGGCCGGCCTTCATCAAGCCATGACAACGCTGGGTCCAACATCTCTGATTCGCACTTGTTCTTGTGCAGATCGCAAGCCTGTGGAAAATGAATAAAAAGGATCACCATGCCAATTGCCAATAGGAAATTCTTCCTtcttaaaatacaaaaatataaaaaatcactAACTTGCTGGCTTAATGGACCAATCAGAATTATCTAAAATGATTCGTTTTAGGTTTGTGTTCGATGATCCATCAACTCAACATCATCTTACAGATAAAAATTTTGATGGAGAAAACAACTGTcacatcaaatataaaaaaagaaacgACCTCTATTGTTATTTGTAAAGTTGAAATACTAACTACAAGACTTAATCAACGAGATTAAAAGTTTTGACTCGAAttatgctttaaaaaaaaaagcccACCATACAAAgcatttgtttgatttttttttagatatatattttttcctcgaAAACTAAAAGACATGAACTTCCTGAGGCACTCTTCTATAGTATTTTTCTCATaattaaaagtatttaaattGGCAAGCCTCTGGCACAGAATCAAGAATATAAACAACACCAATTAACAGTGACCAGACAATTTCTGTGATATTGGAAATATTACTTTCGATACAAGTTTGCATGAACCACTTAAAGATACCACTTTCCGACAACACTTGATTTATATATTCAGAAATGTTCAGCAGCATAACCCAATCACTTTTAGTATTAGAGTCTCAAGCTCTCAAACACAATTATCCAGAGGACATAAATAGCTAATTCAACGTCTGGTGGCAAATTCATGATCCCAAAATATCTCTAAATTAATGTGCCCGGTCTCTCAGGATCTCAAGGTCCACCTCTGAGGGATCAGTTGCCTGAATCTCATAGTGAACTCCATCCATCTCTCTCCTGAATCTATCCTTGGAGGTGGCATACAGCATCTTAGCTCGGATTCGGGATATAGAAGGAGACCTGATGGCAGAAGCAACAAGAGAAAAAACAATGATTATACCCTTGAATTGATGTGTAATATGTATAGAAGCGGAAGACAACATCTAAAGATAAAAGTATCCAACCCAACATAAAAGTACTCAAGTTTCATACAAAAGAAGCAACAGATTGAGAAATCAACAAATCACCAGTAAAATAGATGAAAGAGTAATGCAACCTACCAAGCACCAGAAATGATACTTCACATGCACAGATGCTTAAAACAAAATGGAGAATACTTCAATTTGTCAGAACATTTTTTCCCAGTGGTGGCAAAAGGCATAAAAAATTATTGTAATTTCCATTTGTTCAAGACCTATAATAGTTTGTTGTGCTAATTACATTTGCAAGGAAAGCCTGCAGCTGGGATGAGCGaacaaatatcaaattacatgaaAGGAAAGCCTAGCTTCGAGTTAAAGCAAGCGAAGAGAATCTATCATATGAATCCTCTTAAAGTTTTGGTGATTGATGAATAGAAAATCTCAAGACTAAATGTAACCtaacaaaaaataatttaatttttttatgaaaagttATTAATTATTTCCAGTAGACTACTTTATCAGATATATAACTGAGACTTCTGCTTTTACTGATCAGTTCTGTAAAAACTATGTACGGTAATATAGGGTTAGAGCTATTAAAAATTTGTGTATCTTTATTTACCTTGAAAAAGCTGTCTTGAAGGTGTCATGCAGTTTTCAGTTTCGTCGACAAAAAACAATCAAATTATCAAGACTGACAATCTGAAGCAACTAAATTAAATAAGTTCAGGCATAACCGTTTGCCAAAAAAGAACTTGCATTCTGATCCCCCTTCAAGGACATTACGAAAGATAACTGGATATCTGAACACACATCTGCTTGTACGTGCACACAACATCAAAGACAAATTAGGGAACCATCCAGTTCGTAAGGTTTAAATGAATTTTCAGTGGCTGCAGGTAACAACTACAGTAACAATAAAACTCTGTACTCATTGTTATGGTAGCTTGGTTTCACAATTTTCAAGTCTACTACGATCTCAGCACCTGCTAAAGATCCCCGTATTCAATTGATGGGCATCATAACTTCACAAAGTCGAGGGGAGAAAAATTATCACCACTAAAGCCCACttattttgtaaataatttcacaaaattaaaacaatgaaaaattttaagaaataaaagcaGCTTATGCCTTCTGCAGCTGCCAGCAAAAAACACCTAGTAGTACCTTAAATAGatcatctttttcttttggaaaaaaaagaaacacCAGGTAGTGCATGTCTATTTTGGCAATACTTGGTTTAGTCAGattaaaaatgtatatatatCTCAAAGAATGTCTCACCATATTAGCAGCAGAATAGAGGAGAAAAAAATTTCTAGCATCAAGAATCTCACCAGGCTATGAAAAAGATCTTGCTCTTTTGACAATTCTCTTCAGTTACAAAGTCGAAATCATAGACGGCATAACGACAATCATTCTCAGGCAGAGATGCCAAGAAATCATCATAGCTTTCAGTTGCACCTCCAGTCTTCTCCACAATAACCTGCTTTTGTTTCTCATCAATTTTGAAAATCACATATCGATGTGTCTTCTTTCTTTGAAGCTCCAGGAAGATGTCCCTGCAATCCTCAGCAACACCCATCCCAGAAGAAGCATTTGACTGAAAACAATTGATGATAAAAGTCAAACATGACATTGCGGTTCTTCAAATTGTTCTAATAAGCATAATGTCTAAACTTCAACAAAATATAAACAATATAAAAGATGTTAAGTAACTAAAGTCATGTTCGACCAAAATAATAGTCCACTCAAACAAGAGATAATGGTCTGTTTTACATTGACCCATGAGAAAATAACTCTGACAGTGTTTTCTGTAGGAGTGTTACTGGGCCCTGAATCATGGCAGCCAGGGCAGGAGGGTAAGTTAGATAGGAGCCCTATACTTTTAATATACATCAGTGTTCCAATTTCCAAACTATCCAATTCAGTagcatcaaataaataaaaataaaataataaaaaatggtttcaatatcaaattcatctaaatAAGCAAAGGCAAATGCAAAATATATCGAGGTTTCCATACATAAAATTGAATTGCCCAAGATTTATGATGCCACAGTAACCTACTGCTCAGTAGGTTGAGTTTGTGGATTGTTACAATGATATAGGTAAGCCAGATCAATGAGTCCCATTCAAGGGAATCATGGCTTCAATGAAATGGAATTTACATAATGCTAAAACAGATTGGTGTGACTTAGTCGTCAACAGATCATTGAGTAACAAATTGAGGTGTTTATTGGGAGGATGCCCAATGCAACAGAATCTATTTCCAGAAGCAGAATCTGTAAATATAAACTCTTAACAGATGTATGATAATCTCCCTTCAGATTATTTATGTTACATCAACAGAGGATATTTACACAATCCTTAGCTTATAGGATGCTGAAAACCAGTGAATCTGTTTGGCAGAACCATGCACTCGAGTACCCTTTGAATCATTGACATAACTGTCTTACTTAGATTAAGGTGTACAAAAAAGGATATTATGCTGAAGAATAACAAAGATGACTTCAATACTTCAAATAGGTCAGCTAAAGGAAAGCATAGAGCCATTACTCATTATATATGAGAAAAATCTTATTATAGAAGGCATAACAAACCAATAAGGAGGGAATGGAGGATTTTGTTGGGGAACTTGTGATCTTAATGTCTTATGCAATCCTATGCCCTGTATAGCGGTGTCATATTGACAGCACTTTACTTGCCACATCAAGGTGTCTTATCAAGAGCACTTCATTGCTCTGTAAACAATCTCAATAAAATTAAGACACATGCAAGTCATAAAAGTGTAAACTTCTATATCATATTCTCGAGGCAATCAAGGGCATCCAAAATGCAATGATCTAAGGCAAAAATCTCAAGACTACTTTAACAGATACATGATGGCCAAAGCGACTTGGTCTAATGAACATGCTACAAGATTAATTCATAAGACAATTGTCATTCCATACCACACTTGTTTTGGAGATGAAAAATACAAAGGACCCAATCTTGTATATAAACACTCTGATTGAAAACAAGATGATTGTAAAGCCTTAATTTAAGAATTACATGATGCATCACATAGAAGAAAAATCAAGATTCACCATATCATGATGTACTGcccagtatgggtggtacataccgatCCAACAAAGGATTGGTACGGGCGATACATACCGATTTGTCAGTACACCCCACTGTATCATGTGTCAGTACATCGATATGGGTCGACACGTACCGTACTGATGACCGATTGGTACACCGGTACGAACCGATAAAGTGAACAATGAGAAAAACTATTCTGGAGGACTATATGTCACTTAATGAGAAAAGAAAACTCATGAGGATCTGTTAGGCTTAAACAACAAGGATTAATTTTGAAGAAAGATATATCCTTGGTGAAAGACTGGAAGAGTCTGTTGCAGTTAAAATTAATTGAACAGACTAAGATTCCATTGAACTTAGAAACAATTAAATGCATTAAATAGTTTAAAATAgtacagaaaaatatttttattttttttatttttttcagaaGAATATgtaaataagaagaaagaatgcaattaaaaaatcaataaacaAAAAAGGTAAAATTTCATGCGGCTTAAGAAGATAATTGgaaaataaagtgaaaaaaataaataagaaactATCAAAGGCATCACAAAAAAGGAGGAAAAAGTAATTAGAGGCAGCAGAAAAAGCATTATTTGGAAGAACATTCAAAATAATGGCTAATTTAAATTTGTCTATCTGATTGATTTAATTCCACTTCAATGCCTCAAAAATCAAATTTGGCTCAAGTTCTATAAGAAAATTAAATTAAAGCCCAACTCCCCTCTTGTTCATATTTTTTAGTTGCTAAGCCTAACATAAGGATGAATTGTACGATAAACATATAAATATTAACTTTTAAAGAAAAAAGCTAGAAAATAAAGGGTATAACTAATGCTAGGAATCTAAATTTGCCCAGTAAAATTCTTTAGATGATCGGCTGTATTATTCAGCAAAAGAGGTCTGAAGTAGGCATGTTTATAagttaagaaaatatttattaaattggaGAGAAGCATCTAGTGTATTATCATTCACCCCTTTTGTTAGACtagcaaatttgtcaaattacaagaACAAATACtacaataaaaataacataaccAAAACATTTCTGGATGACGACCTTGGTACAACGGTAAAGTAAGACTCTATATATTGACCCTCCCGAAACCCCGTATTGACGGGAGACTTGGGTACGCCCTTTAACCAAAACATTTCTTGAGGGAAAAAAAATGTCCCAGGTCGTGGACCCCAAATTTGATATTTCTAGAAACATATTAATTTTGAATTTTAGTTTATTTCATTTCATCCTAAAAGATATTTTTTCTTACATCTATTGTAAAGCGTGCTAAGCTTTGTTGAGGTGTTTGCCTTTGGTTTCAAGCCCAGGCTCTAAAACCCTTCAGTGCATGGGCCTTGACAACAACTTACCTACAAATGAACTATTCAGTGAGTGCTGTACAGGTAAGCGAGGCATCTCGTTACACATCAAGGTACTTGAACAAGAAGATTAGACCTAAAAGAACAATCAGAGTTGTCCAAGACAACGGATGGCAAGAGGCAAATCACTTAAATGAATCCCCTTTTAAGGATGGCAAACTAAGCAGGCACCATAAAGAAAATAGCTAATTCGGGCAGTGATATCAGGTTAACGTGCAATGAGAAACACATTAACGCAGCCACGCAAGCATTCTGAAATCTTAACTGTAGCAGAATGACAAAGGAATGCATGATGATGCAGCTATACCGTCCAGTGATGTTCCTCACACCACTTTACAAGGACTCCAGAAACTGGGGCAACAGTACAACTAAATAGGCATCAACCAGTAGACAGAAAAACCAAAGAATCCAGGAAGAGAAAAACATAGAAAGGACTGCGTATATTTACTTGAATCCATAAAGAAAATTCCATCAACAAGGCAAATAACATCATGGAAGGCCTATAACACCGTAGACGGCAACATGGTTTCGTTTTCTACGAACCCTGCTGCTTGGAAAACCCGATCGACCCCAAGAACTCACTTGATCGACAACGCAAACAGAGATCgcttaaaaaatcttaaaaaaaaaaaacaaattaacACGTAAAGAAAGCAATCAAGATTCATAAACGGCTCCGATCAAAAACCACATGCCCTGAAATAGCCCTAAATTGAACAACGAACCTCAAGACCATCACATTAATCACAAGATAAGGAGATCAACAAATCCGATCTTATTAATCGACAAAAGAAAtagaaacaaagagagagagagaaaaaaggatcttgatcaagaaaaagaaagtggAGAGAAGAAGAACTTACGGACGATCGGAGGAAAGCCATTTCGACAGAGCGAAGAACCGGCTCACATACGAATCCT
This Musa acuminata AAA Group cultivar baxijiao chromosome BXJ1-2, Cavendish_Baxijiao_AAA, whole genome shotgun sequence DNA region includes the following protein-coding sequences:
- the LOC135608144 gene encoding actin-depolymerizing factor 11-like, translated to MAFLRSSSNASSGMGVAEDCRDIFLELQRKKTHRYVIFKIDEKQKQVIVEKTGGATESYDDFLASLPENDCRYAVYDFDFVTEENCQKSKIFFIAWSPSISRIRAKMLYATSKDRFRREMDGVHYEIQATDPSEVDLEILRDRAH